From the Helicobacter pylori genome, one window contains:
- a CDS encoding M16 family metallopeptidase, with translation MKKILITLLLGVFMGLQASALTHQEINQAKVPVIYEENHLLPMGFIHLAFRGGGSLSDKNQLGLAKLFAQVLNEGTKELGAVGFAQLLEQKAISLNVDTSAEDLQITLEFLKEYEDEAITRLKELLKSPNFTQNALEKVKTRMLAQLLQKESDFDYLAKLTLKQELFANTPLANAALGTKESLQKIKLDDLKQQFAKVFELNKLVVVLGGDLKVNQTLNRLNNALNFLPQGKAYEEPYFETSDKKSEKVLYKDTEQAFVYFGAPFKIKDLKQDLAKSKVMMFVLGGGFGSRLMEKIRVQEGLAYSVYIRSNFSKVAHFASGYLQTKLSTQAKSVALVKKIIKEFIEKGMTQQELDDAKKFLLGSEPLRNETISSRLNTTYNYFYLGLPLNFNQTLLDQIQKMSLKEINDFIKEHTEINDLTFAIVSNKKKDK, from the coding sequence ATGAAAAAAATTTTAATCACTTTATTATTAGGAGTTTTTATGGGGTTACAAGCGAGCGCTTTGACACACCAAGAAATCAATCAAGCTAAAGTCCCTGTGATTTATGAAGAAAACCATTTGTTACCCATGGGGTTTATCCATTTAGCCTTTAGGGGGGGTGGGAGCTTGAGCGATAAAAACCAGTTAGGTTTAGCGAAATTGTTCGCGCAAGTTTTAAACGAAGGTACTAAAGAGCTTGGCGCGGTGGGGTTTGCGCAACTTTTAGAGCAAAAAGCGATCAGTTTGAATGTGGATACCAGCGCAGAAGATTTGCAAATCACTTTAGAATTTTTAAAAGAATACGAAGATGAAGCCATCACGCGCTTAAAAGAGCTTTTAAAATCCCCTAATTTCACGCAAAACGCTTTAGAAAAAGTCAAAACCAGAATGTTAGCCCAACTTTTACAAAAAGAAAGCGACTTTGATTATTTGGCTAAATTGACTTTAAAACAAGAGCTTTTTGCTAACACCCCTTTAGCTAACGCAGCTTTAGGCACTAAAGAGAGTCTTCAAAAAATCAAGCTAGACGATTTGAAACAGCAATTTGCTAAGGTTTTTGAACTCAATAAACTCGTGGTGGTGCTTGGGGGCGATTTGAAAGTCAATCAAACGCTCAATCGTTTAAATAACGCCCTCAATTTCTTGCCACAAGGTAAAGCGTATGAAGAGCCTTATTTTGAAACGAGCGATAAAAAAAGCGAAAAAGTCCTCTATAAAGACACTGAACAGGCTTTCGTGTATTTTGGCGCGCCCTTTAAAATCAAGGATTTAAAACAGGATTTAGCGAAATCTAAGGTCATGATGTTTGTGCTTGGGGGGGGGTTTGGCTCTCGTTTGATGGAAAAAATCAGGGTTCAAGAGGGCTTGGCTTATAGCGTGTATATCCGCTCCAACTTTTCTAAAGTGGCGCATTTTGCTAGCGGGTATTTGCAAACCAAGCTCAGCACTCAAGCTAAAAGCGTTGCCTTAGTTAAAAAAATAATTAAAGAATTTATAGAAAAAGGCATGACGCAACAAGAATTAGACGACGCTAAAAAGTTTTTACTAGGCTCTGAGCCTTTAAGGAATGAGACGATCTCAAGCCGCTTGAACACCACTTACAATTATTTTTATTTGGGTTTGCCTTTAAATTTCAACCAAACGCTCTTGGATCAAATCCAAAAAATGAGTTTGAAAGAGATCAATGATTTCATTAAAGAGCATACCGAAATCAATGACTTGACCTTTGCTATTGTGAGCAATAAAAAGAAGGACAAATAA
- the gatB gene encoding Asp-tRNA(Asn)/Glu-tRNA(Gln) amidotransferase subunit GatB, whose product MPFEAVIGLEVHVQLNTKTKIFCSCSTSFGETPNSNTCPVCLGLPGALPVLNQEVVKKAIQLGTAIEARINQNSIFARKNYFYPDLPKAYQISQFEVPIVSDGKLEIDTQEGTKIVRIERAHMEEDAGKNIHEGSYSLVDLNRACTPLLEIVSKPDMKNSEEAIAYLKKLHAIVRFIGISDANMQEGNFRCDANVSIRPKGDEKLYTRVEIKNLNSFRFIAKAIEYEIERQSAAWESGRYNEEVVQETRLFDTAKGITLSMRNKEESADYRYFKDPDLYPVFIDEKLLRESQKINELPSAKKTRYMKDFNLKEDDANLLVSDPLLAEYFESMLNLGVKAKTSVTWLCVELLGRLKAEVTLENCGISAHALGALAKRIDEGKISGKSAKDVLDRLLEEQGGDVDTLIEQMGLSQVNDTEAIVKVIEEVLKNNADKVLEYKSGKDKLFGFFVGQAMKNLKGANPSVVNAILKEKLG is encoded by the coding sequence ATGCCATTTGAAGCTGTAATCGGGCTAGAAGTCCATGTCCAACTCAACACCAAAACCAAAATCTTTTGCTCTTGCTCTACAAGCTTTGGGGAAACCCCTAATTCTAACACCTGCCCTGTGTGTTTGGGCTTACCGGGAGCTTTGCCGGTATTGAATCAAGAAGTGGTTAAAAAAGCCATCCAGTTAGGCACAGCTATTGAAGCTCGTATCAACCAAAACTCCATTTTTGCGAGGAAAAATTATTTTTACCCTGATTTGCCTAAGGCTTATCAAATTTCGCAGTTTGAAGTCCCCATTGTGAGCGATGGGAAATTAGAAATTGACACTCAAGAGGGCACAAAAATCGTGCGTATTGAAAGAGCCCACATGGAAGAAGACGCCGGCAAAAATATCCATGAGGGCAGTTATTCTTTGGTGGATTTGAATCGCGCTTGCACCCCTTTATTAGAAATTGTCAGCAAGCCGGACATGAAAAATAGTGAAGAAGCCATAGCGTATTTGAAAAAGCTCCATGCTATCGTGCGTTTTATAGGGATTTCTGATGCGAACATGCAAGAGGGGAATTTCAGGTGCGATGCGAATGTGTCCATTAGGCCCAAAGGCGATGAAAAGCTTTACACGAGGGTAGAAATCAAAAACTTGAATAGCTTTAGATTCATCGCCAAAGCGATTGAATACGAGATAGAGCGCCAAAGCGCGGCGTGGGAAAGTGGGCGTTATAATGAAGAGGTGGTTCAAGAAACGCGCCTTTTTGACACCGCCAAAGGGATCACCCTTTCTATGCGCAACAAAGAAGAATCAGCGGATTACCGCTATTTTAAAGATCCGGATTTGTATCCCGTTTTTATTGATGAGAAACTTTTAAGAGAATCTCAAAAGATCAATGAATTGCCCAGCGCGAAAAAAACCCGCTACATGAAAGATTTTAACCTTAAAGAAGACGATGCGAATTTATTGGTGAGCGATCCTTTATTGGCGGAGTATTTTGAAAGCATGCTTAATCTTGGGGTTAAGGCTAAAACGAGCGTAACATGGCTTTGCGTGGAATTATTAGGGCGTTTGAAAGCCGAAGTTACTTTAGAAAATTGCGGGATTAGCGCTCATGCGTTAGGCGCTTTAGCCAAACGCATTGATGAGGGCAAGATTTCGGGTAAGAGCGCTAAAGATGTGTTAGATAGGCTTTTAGAAGAACAAGGGGGCGATGTGGATACCCTTATTGAACAAATGGGCTTGTCTCAAGTCAATGACACGGAAGCGATTGTTAAAGTCATAGAAGAAGTGTTAAAAAACAACGCCGACAAGGTG